GCAGCACCACGCCGTTGAACGCCACGCCATCGTTCTGCAACGCCGCCACCAGCCCCGCCGAGCGCGTCGTTCCATACGACTCTCCAAAAAGAAACTTCGGCGAGTTCCACCGCTGGTTCGCCGTCAGGTACCGCTCAATAAACTTCCGGAACGCCGCAATGTCCTGATCCGTCCCGGCAAAGTCCTTGACCGTCCCCTTACCCACCGCTCGCGAAAACCCGCACAGCGGAGCGTCGATGAACACCAGGTCGCTCTTATCCAGCAGGCTGTACTCGTTCTGCACCCAGCTATACGGCGCCGGGGCCGTGGCCTCAGGCGCCTGCGTAATCACCCGCACCGGCCCAAACGACCCCATGTGCAGCCAGATCGACGCCGCTCCCGGCCCGCCGTTATAGAAGAAGGTCACCGGCCGCGACTTCGCGTCCACGCCGTCCTCCGTATAGGCCACGTAAAAGATGCTGGCATTCGGCTTCGACTGCTCATCGCGGATCAGCAGGTTTCCCGCCGTCGCCGTGTAGTGAACCGTCTGTCCACCGACTGTCAGATCATGCTTCGTCGTCGAGTTCGTCTCCGGAGGAACCGGTATCCCGGCATCTTCCTTCTTCTCTACTTGTTTGTCGTCAGGATTCTTTTGCGTCTGCCCCGTAGCCGCCACGGCCAACGCAGCCATCAGCGTCAATACACTCGTCCTGCGAAACCAGAATATCGTCGACAGATTCAATCGAAGTCTCCTCTTTTCAACTGACCGGGAACACCCAGCCATCATACCCGCCATGCTACCCCGCAGAATCCAGCCGAAACGACTCGCGATAGATCTCCACCGGATACCCCTTCGCCTTCCATCCCGCCAGTCCACCGCGCAACACCTTCAGCCGGTTGTACCCCTGCATCTTCGCCTGCCGCACAATCTCGAGACTCGTCTTCTGCGCCTCGCACGTGCAATAAAGCACCACATCCGCGTCCGCAGGAATCAGCGCCGGATTCGCCAGCACCTCCTTCGGAGGAACCCGCTTCGCCCCCGGAATCATCTCCGAATAAGCCAGCAGGTCCAGCGGCTGACGCACGTCATACAGCAACACCCTCGGCTCAGGATTAAGTAGTCCACGCAGCGTCTCGGCATCGACACTGTTCTCGTCATACTCACGCACATCCCGTGAGCGTCTCGCCTTGACGATGGCAAATAGCAACACTGCAAGCGCGACAACAGCAATAGCAATCCAGAGCATCTCTACCTCCGCTAACACTCAAGATTCAGATTACGAAGCATTGGAGCCGGATTCTCAGTAATCACAAGCGTAATGATAGTCTTGCCAAAACATACGAACCGACCATGACTAAAACCGTCTTTTGCACTGCAACGCTTACGCTCTGCCTCGCCTTCTCTGCGACCTGTTCCGCTGCAAGCCAGCAGGCTGATACCGCAACTAAGCCGTCCGCCGCAGATTCACCAAGCACACCCGCTCCTGACAAGGATGGTGTATACCGCGTTCGAGGAGCTGTTACCCCACCGAAGCTTATCTACAGCGTAGAGCCTAAAATCGCAAAAAAAGACCGTAAGTATTTCAAGTCCGGAACGACTTTAGTTCAGATCACCGTCGATGCCGAAGGACAAGTGAAGAACGCTCATGTGATCAAGTCAAGCCTGGAGACCATGAAGTCCAAAAACAACGACGCTGCCGCAATCATCGATCAAAGCTCCCTTGACGCAGTAAATCAATATCGTTTCACCCCATCGAAGTTGGATGGAAAACCTGTCCCCGTCATCGTCAATATTGAGATCAACTTCCGGCTCTTCTAAAACTCATCGTCGTTTGGACCACGGATCCATAACGAGCGTAAGGGAAGAATACGTTCAAGGATCTAAGTATCTGCCCTTGTTCCACTATGCCTTCCTCCCGCATCCTCAGGCAAACAATATGCGAAGATGAACCAGGCCCATGGACCTCGCAGCCCTCCTCCATCAAGCATTTGGCTTCTCCGCCTTCCGCGCCAATCAGGAGGCCGTCTGCCGCGCCGCCACCGAAGGCCGCGACGTCCTGCTCGTCATGCCTACAGGCGCGGGAAAATCCCTCTGCTACCAGCTTCCCGCCATCGCCCGCAGAGGCACCGCGCTCGTCATCTCGCCGCTGATCGCGCTCATGGACGACCAGGCCGCAAAGCTCGCTTCTTACGGACTCAAAGTCGCCCGCATCCACTCCGGCCTCTCCCGCGATGAAGCGCGCCAGGCCTGCCGCGACTACCTCGACGGCACGTTGCAATTTCTCTTCATCGCCCCCGAACGCATGCGCGTCCCCGGCTTCCCCGAGATGCTCGCCAAACGCAAGCCCGCGCTCATCGCCATCGACGAGGCCCACTGCATCTCGCAATGGGGGCATGACTTTCGCCCCGACTACCGGACGCTGGGCGATCACCTGCCTTCCTTACGCCCCGCGCCGGTCATCGCCCTCACCGCAACAGCCACGCCAACAGTCCAGCGCGATATCGCCGCACAGCTTCGCCTCAATAACCCCGCGCTCTTCATCCACGGCTTCCGCCGCACGAACCTCGCCATCGAGGTCGTCGAGATGTCGAAGCCGCGCCGCAGTCAGTTCACCATCGACCTTCTCAAGTCATCCGAGAGCCGTCCTGCCATCGTCTACGCCCCTTCGCGCAAGGCCGCCGAAGAGCTCTCGTCTCAGCTCGGTCGCGGCGCCGCCGCTTATCACGCTGGACTCGACCCCGCCACGCGCGAGCGCGTCCAGCGCCACTTCCTCGCGGGCAAGCTCGAGGTCGTCGTTGCCACCATCGCCTTCGGCATGGGCATCGACAAGGCCGACGTCCGCACCGTCGTCCACATCGCGCTCCCCGGCTCCGTCGAGGCCTACTACCAGGAGATCGGCCGCGCCGGCCGCGACGGCCAACCTTCGCGAACCGTCCTGCTCCACTCCTTCGCCGACCGCAAGATGCACGACTTCTTCCTCGAGCGCGACTACCCCGCACCCACCGAGCTCTCGCGCCTCGCCCGTGTTCTCACCGGCAACTTTCAGGAGCCCGACACCCTCCGCAAGAAACTCCGCATGGACGTCGAGACCTTCGACCGCACCGCCGAAAAACTCGTCGCACAGGGCGCCGCCGCCTTCGACATCGCCGGAAACCTCCGCGCGACGGAAAACAAAAACTGGCAGTCCGGCTACGACCGGCAGCTCGCCTTCCGCCGCGCTCAGATCGACGCCATGGCCCGCTACGCCGAAACCCCGCAGTGTCGCATGACCGCGCTCATCCAGCACTTCGGCGACACCGCCGACGGCCTCCGCCCCTGTGGCCACTGCGACTTCTGCTCCCCCGAACGCGCCACCGCGCAGACCTTCCGCGAACCCTCCGCGCAGGAAGACCGCCACCTCCGCGCCATCCTCTCCGCGCTCGACTGCGCCGCCCCACGCGCCACTGGAAAGCTCCACTCCGACCTGGCCCTCGGCATCGATCGCAAGCAGTTCGACGCCTACCTCAACGCACTCACGCGCGCCGGACTCATCACCCTGACCACCGACACCTTCACCAACGCTGAAGGCATCACGATCAACTTCAAGCGGGCCTCCCTCACCCACGAGGGCCGCACCCGCGAAGAGAGCGAAGACCTTGGCGTCTTGCTCCCATCCGATGACCAAACCGCAACGCGATCGAAAAAGAACACCAAATCGTCCCGCGCGTCGAACAATGATCGGCCCCATGCAGGCGTGTCATCTCGACCGAAGCGAAGCGATGTGGAGAGACCTGCTTCTCTACCCCTGACGCCAGCCCAGCAGGCCCTCCAGCAAAACCTCCGCGATTGGCGCAAAGCCGAAGCCGCCAAAACCGGCAAGCCCGCCTTCATCGTCTTCGGAGACTCCGTTCTTACAAACATCGTCCTTGCGCAGCCGCAAACAATCAGCGAGCTGCTTAATGTTAATGGTATAGGTCAGGATAAAGCCGACCGCTACGGAGCAGCCATCGTCACACTCTGCCGCGATACCGGCCCTTCATCTACGCCTGAGATCGTCCATCCACCCACGACCCGGGTGCCCCATCTTCGCGACAGCTCTATCGTCGCTAAGGTGGGTTATCGCGCACAAGCGCGACCCGTTCAATCTCAGACAGCCGAAGCCCTCACTCCCGCGCAGCAACTCCTCGACCAGCGCCTGCGCGACTGGCGCACCTCCGAGGCCGAGCGCCTCGGCCTGCCACAGTTCTTCGTCCTCGGCACCTCCACCTTGCGCAGCATCGTTCTCGCGCATCCGCGAACCATCACCGACCTGCGCAACGTCGAAGGCCTCACGCTCGAGAAGGCCGAACGCTTCGGCCCCAGCATCCTCGAGCTCTGCACCGCCTGACTACTTCACCGCCGCGGCAATCGGCGCACCTGCCTGCTTTTCCGCCGCATTCCAGTCCTGTCCTAGATAGCGGGCCAGCGTCGCTGCGGCCTGGCTCTGTGTTACCGGAGCGACATTCTTCTGCACCCCAAGCGCCGGAACTCCGCGCCCCGTAAAGCCCATGAAGATGTACTTCGACTCCGGGATCTTCTGCCCGTGCCCCTTCCACTCCTCGGGAGCCGACCCTCGTCCATGGTCCACCATGAAGATCAGCGTCGTCTTGCCCTTGTACTCCGGCATCGACTGCAACGCATCCCATAGCTGCTTCATGTACCCATCCACACGATGCGCAGACTCCAGATACTCGCCATAATTGCCCGCGTGCGCCCACTCGTCCGTCTCGCCCAGCGACAGGAGCACGACGCGCGGCTTCTTCACCCGTATGTACTCCATTGCCGACTCAAACACCGGAGCATCGTACGCCTCGTCCTCCCACCCTCGCGGCGAGTTCTCCTTGATGCTGTTCAACACATTCATCACCCGCGTCGTCGGCGACATCGCCGCCGCATCGTATCCCGCATTCACCATGCAGCTCAGGCAGTTCGCCGGATTCACCACGTTGGCGATCACATGCCACGCCCCGAAGGCAGCCACCTTGCCCTGAAACCCAGGCCGCTTCGACAGCCACGCAAGCACCGTCAGGTTCGGGTTGGGCTTGTCGTCGTTCGAGTCGATCCTCGGATCGCCGTGCCCTGTCAGCGTCTCGCTGTACCCAGGATACGAAAAGTTGAATCCATTCGTCACCGAGGCCTCCGAGCCCGCATCGCGGTCGCCGTAGATCTGCCCCTGGGGAATGAACGTGCTCCAGAGAAACGGCATCAGCTTCTGCCGCCGCTCCTCCGCCGTGTCCGCGAGATACTTCGTTCTCAACGCATCCACGCTGCGACCATTGTAGTAACGGTCCTTCGTCAGCAGACTCTCATCGGCGCCGCGAAAGATCTCCTGCCAACGCATCCCATCCGTCATCACCAGCACCACCCGCGCATCGTTAGCGGTCTGCGCAAACGCACTCACTCCCAGGGCAAGCACCGCCACCACCGGAAACATCTTCCAACCAGACACTCGGACCCTCCTCAAACTTCCCCGCCATCCTCTCAGATCACGCCGCCATCGCGCCACTCATGCCAGACACACGCTATGCTGGTCACGCACAGAGCAGCCATGTCCACACCAGATAGAACCCGCCACGCACCCGATTCCATGGCCGGCAGCCCCACCCTCGACGAGCGCGCCAGCCACTGCTTCGGCTGCGGTCCCGCCAATCCCCAGGGACTCCACCTCGTCTTCACGACCAACACAGACGACCCCGCGCACCCCACCGCAACCGCGCACGTCCAGCTCGACCGCTACCACGAGGGTCCGCCCGGCTACCTCCACGGAGGCCTCGTCGCCACGCTCCTCGACGAAGCCATGAGCAAGCTCAACCGCCCGCTCAACGTCCTCGCCATGACGCGCCACATGGAAGTCGACTACCTCCGCCCCGTCCCTCTCTTCCAGTCGCTCACCCTCATCAGCACGCATCTGCGCCGCGAAGGCCGCAAACTCTTCCACCAAGCCGAGATTCAATCGTCAACAGGCGAAGTTCTCGCACGAGGCAACGGCCTCTTCATTGTGATCGACAAAAAGACACTGGCCGCCGCAGGCCTAGCCAACGCCGACGACTAGTCTCACGAAATTGTCATCCTGAGCGGAGCGCAGCGGAGTCGAAGGACTTGCATTTTTCCACTAGACCTCCGACTCCTCCCAATACCCCTGATCCTTCAGAAAGTATCCGTCGTTCCAGCTATGCAGCATCGTCTTGAAGAACATCCACACCATGCGTCCGTGCCCCAGCTTGCGGAACCTCCGGTTCGTCGTCACCACCCCGCCGCGCACAATGCGGAACCGTATCCGCGCCACACCCTTCGATAGCAAGTAGTCCTCCGCAAACAAAGCCCTCTCGTTGAAGCCACCCAGCTTCCAGAACGCCCTGCGATCAAACAGCATGAACATCCCCGTAGCAAACGGCTTCAGCAGCGACCCCACATACTGCATGAAGTTGTTGCCCGCATACAGCGCGTCGTCAAAGAAACTCCCGTCTCTGCACGAGATATTCGTCGTCACCAGATGCAGCCGCCTGCGCCGCATCCGCCACAGCGCGCGCCGCAGCAGCGTCGACTCCGGCAGCTCCACATCCGCATCCAGAAATAGCACATACGGTGTCGACGCCAGCCGTGCCCCCGCGTTCCTCCCTACCGACGGCAAACCACCCTCGATCACTTCGACCAGCAACCGCCCACGAAAGCTCAGCACTCGCTCCACCGTTCCGTCGGTCGACCCGGCATCGGCGACGATCACCCTCGTCTCCGCCATGCCTTCGTAGTCCTGCCGCGTCAGCGACTCCAGCAGTAGCGGCAGCATCTCGGCCTCGTTCTTCGCCGGAATCACAATCGTCAATTCAGCGCCCATCCCGCCTCCTGCTTCCTTCTTCGCAGCCTCGGGCCTCCACCTGCGCGTCGGCGTGAACACTGTTTGAATTCTCTGCAAATCCAGCATGAACGGCCCTCCCCGATTAACCTCCAGCTATAAGGCTTCCGCCTTATCCCCCCTTTGCAAAAGCTGCTAAACTTGAATCTCTCGCGGCAACGCCCTCAAAACAGAACGCGCACCGCGACTCCCAAGGAGAATCGTCATGGCAGACCACACCACCAACGGCAACTTCAGCTCCTCCACCCTCCGCCTCAAGACCGGCCTGGCAGAGATGCTCAAAGGTGGAGTCATCATGGACGTCATGAACGTCGAGCAGGCGCGCATCGCCGAAGAGTCCGGTGCTATCTCCGTCATGGCGCTCGAGCGCGTCCCCGCCATGATCCGCGCCGAAGGCGGCGTCGCCCGTATGGCCAACCCCAAGCTCATCAAGGAGATCATCGCCGCGGTCTCCGTTCCTGTCATGGCCAAGGCCCGCATCGGCCACTTCGCCGAAGCCCAGGTGCTCCAGACCCTCGGCGTCGACTTCATCGACGAGTCCGAGGTTCTCACCCCCGCCGACGAGACCTACCACATCGACAAGCACGCCTTCACCACGCCCTTCGTCTGCGGAGCACGCAACCTCGGCGAAGCCTGTCGCCGCATCGCAGAAGGCGCAGCCATGATCCGCACCAAGGGCGAACCCGGAACCGGCGACGTCGTCCACGCCGTCCAGCACATGCGCCAGATCGTCCGTGAGATCAAGGCCCTCACCGTCCTCGGCGACGAAGAGCTCTACAACGCCGCCAAGGTTCACGGCGCGCCCTACGAACTCATCAAGATGATCGCCAAGTCCGGCAAGCTCCCCGTACCCAACTTCTCCGCCGGCGGCATCGCCACTCCCGCCGACGCCGCTCTCATGATGCAGCTAGGTGCAGAGACTATCTTCGTAGGCTCGGGAATCTTCATGAAGGAGCGCGCCACTCCTCTCGACGTCGAGAACGACCCCAAGGAGCGCGCCGAAGCCGTCTCTCGCGCCAAGGCCATCGTCATCGCCACCACCCACTTCAACGATCCCAAGATCGTCGCCGAAGCCAGCGAACAGGTCCTCGGCTCTATGAAGGGCCTCGCCGCAGCCGCTATCGAAGAATCACAGCTCATGCAGACCCGCGGCTGGTAGTGGAACGAACTGCGATCCTGCAGCCTAAAATATGGCCGAGGCCGAACTTAATTCGGCCTCGGCATGGTTTCTTTCGCTTCAAGAGCAATGTGGTCCAATGCCCCGAAGAAAATTGGTCGTTGACCTTTTCTGGTAGCTCTTGGCGAATTGATTGTTATGAATATCGACAAGACAATCGACTGATAACTTTTAGTGGTGAAGGGGCTACGATGCAGTGGGATGTATGCATCCCACGCAGACTCTATTGGGATGACAATGCTCAAGAGCCACTAGATCCCGCTATGGAAGAACAGGTGTTGCAGCGGATAACAGTAGCGCTTCAATGGATAGGATTCGGCGTTGGCTTCTTTTTTATTGATCCTGACGATCCACGGATTAAGGTCGGGTGGCTTTCCCAAACCTATTGGAGAAGCTAGAATCGTTATGTTTCCTGTATCGCCAGCACGACCCAAGTGCTGGCGATCAACTTTAATCTCAAAACAGGCAAATCACAGGTTGGTTTCTATGCGTCGAATCACTCTCCTCCCCCTCGTTCTATGTGCCTCACTCGCATCAGCACATGCAGATGAAGCCTCCAAGCGTGCCAAAGCGCAAGAGATGGTAAATCTCCTGCACACCGAACGGATAAGCCAGCAGATCGAAAACAACATCATGAAGCAGGCAGCCACCATGCCGCAGCAACTCTTCGGCGGCGAGGTCCCGTCGGCACAGAAGGAAAAGTTTGACACCTTCCAGCAAAAACTCAAGCAGACGACAGAAGAGCAGATTGGTTGGAAGATCCTCGAACCTGCTTATATCGATCTCTACGCAAAGACCTACACGGAGACGGAACTCGACGCCATCCTGACGTTCTACAAGTCACCGGCCGGTCAGTCCATGCTCAACAAGAGTCCTGAACTCTCCACACAAAGCGTGCAAATGGTTCAGGCCAAGATGTCCGTCCTGCAGCCACAGCTGCAAAAGCTGGCTGAAGACTTCGTGCAGAGCACCAGGCCTACGTCCGCGCAGCCCCCGCCGACTCTGAACCCAACGCCAAAGGCTGCTCCTCAGGCAGCACCAAAATCTACAACCCCTTAGCTCATCTCCACTCAAAGCCGGAAACGATTCTGAATCGTTCCAGGCTCTTCGGTGTCTTATTGATAGAGCGCGAGTCCACCGCTTCAGGAAGGGGCCACTTTATCCATGGCCCATCAGTTCTCCAGTCTCACTTTCACTGACAGCGTAAAAGACGTTCAGCGTGAGATGGGTAGCCGCCTCGCAAACGAGAAGCTCACCGAGCGCGGCTCACCCAACGACACCTTCGGCGACTTCGAAAAAGACTTCATCTCCCGCCGAGACGGCTTCTACCTCTCCACGGTCAGCGAAACCGGATGGCCCTACATTCAATTCCGCGGAGGCCCGGCCGGCTTCCTTCACGTCGTCGACGACCGTACCCTCGCCTACGCCGACGTCACTGGCAACCGGCAGTACATCAGCACAGGCAACCTCCGCTCCAACCATCGCGCCGCACTCTTCCTGATGGACTATCCCCACCAGGGAAGGCTCAAGGTCCTTGCAACCGCCGAGGTCATTCCCTGGAGTGAAGCGCCGGAATGGAAGAACCAGCTCCTGCTTCCCGACAGAAGCCGACCCGAACGCGTCGTCATCCTCCATCTCGCCGCCTTCGACTGGAACTGCCCGCAGCACATCCCCCAGCGCTGGACCATCGATGAGCTAAAGCAGACGCCCCTCTTCGAACGCATCAAGGCTCTCGAGAGCGAAGTCAAAAAACTCCGCTCTCAAATCGCAGAGACAAACGTATCCAAACAGCACGAGGCTAGCTTCCAGCCTTCGTCAGGCTGAACCCCACAATCGTGGCTCCCCCGTTGTACGTCGCCGGAAAGTCCTCGAACTGCTGCACAGATTCCCCTAACGCCGGATCGCAGATCAGCAGTTGGTCGTCCAGCACACCGGCAATAGCAATAACATGCTGCCCTCCTCCCGTCCACTGGATATCCACGCATATCGGCCTGCCTGCGTTGATCTCGCTTGCAATCTGGTCGAGCGTCATCGAACCGGCATCGCTGGCCCAGTTGCCATGCACCTTCAGCGCATCTCCCACGCCGCCTGACTTGATGTACTCCACGGGGATACCTAACGCAGGATTGTTCAACACATTCTCCGCAGCAGTCGTATAAGGATTGGCAAGAATCGCCGCGAGTCCCGGGACCGACGCAACCGCCGACGCGCTCGGACACGCGCTCGTGTTCTTCGCGAAGCCGTTGATGTTCTGCCCGATGGTCGTCATGATCTGGCACTGCTGCGCCGTACTCCCAGAGTTGTAGAAGTGGTTGATGCTCGTGCCCACAGCGATCCAGCACCACTCGTTCGTCTCCTGGAACTGCATCCTCAGACCGATGTTCTGCGGCGTGTCCTGACCAGTGTTACCCGGAATCGTCGCCTGCGCCGACCACTTCGCTCCATCGAACGATGCGTAAAACAGTCGCTGGTCATCATCCATTCCCTTCCACATCGCATAAAGATTCCCTGGATTGAACCGAACCGGCGTCACCGGAATGCCGCTGATCGGTGTCCCACTGATCGGAATACCGGTCACAGGAATCCGTTCGCTGACGCCAGCTTCTTTCACGGTAGGCAGCTTGACCGGGGTCGGTTTGATCGGAGTCGGGATGAGATTCGAAGCCGGACGCATCTGCAACGCCGGCCCAATACTGCTTGCCACCCCGGGGATCAGTGCCTGCGCCGACCAATGCGCGCCATCGAACGACGCAAAGTAAATTCCCTGATCACCAGTCACACCCTTCCACGCCGCATACAGTTTGCCATCAAATGCCGCCAGCGATGGCCCTACGCTTGAAGCCACTCCCGGAATCGTAGCCTGTCCCGACCAGTTCGTTCCATCGAACGACGCGTACCAGATCGCCTGGTCGTTATTCATTCCCTTCCACGCCATATATAGCCTGTTGTCATAGAAGGCGAGCGACGGCGCCACGCTCGTAGCCACTCCCGGAACAACCGCCTGACCACTCCATGTTCCATTGAACGAGGCATACCAGATCGCCTGGTCCGATCCCATTCCCTTCCATGCCGCGTAAAGCCTGCTGCCCATCGCGGCCAACGCTGGTCCGGTACTGCTGGCTACGCCGGGAATCTGTAGTTGGGGTGCCCATGCTCCATTCGCAAACCGTGCATAGAACAATCGCTCGTCGCTATGCTCACCCTTCCATGCAGCAAACATTCCACCGCCATACTCGGCGAGCGAAGGTCCAACACTGCTGTTTCCTGGAATCGTCTGCTGGGTAGCCCAGCTTGCCCCATTGAAGGAGGAGTAGAAGAGTCGGTCATCACCAACCTCACCCTTCCATGCTGCATAAAGTAATCCGTTGTATTCGCAAAGTGCCTGCAAAATGCTCATTGGTTCCCTCTTTTCACGAAGAAATAGGGGCCCTTGGATATTGCTGGGAATTATAAGTGCTATCTGTAAATCAATCTCTATGCACCACATCGCCAATGTGATCGTCATTGTGATCCACAGTCGGGGCATCCGGTAGCTCCATCTCCCCAGAACAAGCCAGGCCCCAGCCCGCCCCCCAATTACCCCATTGCAATACTTCCTCTATTGCCGGGATTTCCACAAAGATCTTGTCAAGCCCCAGAATCGCCGATCTTCCACATAACAAGCCGCTTGTAGAGTGCCGATTCGTCTTGCTCCATTCTCTATACTGGATAGAGCAGTCAAATCAGGAGTCCCGACGCAGTCCCGCAAATAGACAGCAACCGGGACCGTACAAATAAGCCCAATAACCTGAAGACTTTGCGCAGATAAGTACGGAGAGGCATGGCCACCAGAACCCCACAGGCGAAGACAAAGCAGACAGACCTGACCATCGGTATCCTCGCGCTTCAAGGCGCATACGACGCCCACGCGAAGGCCATCAGTAAACTCGGGGCAACCCCTAAGCTTGTTCGTCTCCCTGCCGACCTCGACGGTATCGACGGCCTCATCATGCCCGGTGGCGAATCGACCACCATGCTCAAGTTTTTAGAGCAGCGCGGCTTCTTCGAAGTCCTCAAGGACTTCGTTCAGAAGACACCAACGTTCGGAACCTGTGCCGGGGTCATCCTCCTCGCAAGGGACGTCACCAACCCCGCGCAAAACTCCCTCGGCGTTCTCGACGTCACCGTAGAGCGCAACTCATACGGGCGCCAGATCGACTCCGCCATTCTGACTGCTCCATCGAAACTACCGGGCGGCGAGTTGGAGATGGTCTTCATCCGAGCTCCGCGTATCGTGCGAACTGGCTCCGCCGTGGAAACCCTGGCCAATCGTGACAACGACCCGGTCCTCGTCCGCGAAGGCCATCTGCTCGCTGCAACCTTTCATCCCGAACTGAGCCACGACACCCGTGTCCATCAGCTCTTTCTCAATATGGTCAGCGAACACAAGTGCTAGTGCTGCTTTGTAGAAGCATCCATCACCTTGACCGCATGGATAAAGGCCTCCGGGTGAACCGCAATCGTGCCGTCATACGGCCTTGCCAGG
This region of Acidobacteriota bacterium genomic DNA includes:
- a CDS encoding pyridoxamine 5'-phosphate oxidase family protein; protein product: MAHQFSSLTFTDSVKDVQREMGSRLANEKLTERGSPNDTFGDFEKDFISRRDGFYLSTVSETGWPYIQFRGGPAGFLHVVDDRTLAYADVTGNRQYISTGNLRSNHRAALFLMDYPHQGRLKVLATAEVIPWSEAPEWKNQLLLPDRSRPERVVILHLAAFDWNCPQHIPQRWTIDELKQTPLFERIKALESEVKKLRSQIAETNVSKQHEASFQPSSG
- the pdxT gene encoding pyridoxal 5'-phosphate synthase glutaminase subunit PdxT is translated as MATRTPQAKTKQTDLTIGILALQGAYDAHAKAISKLGATPKLVRLPADLDGIDGLIMPGGESTTMLKFLEQRGFFEVLKDFVQKTPTFGTCAGVILLARDVTNPAQNSLGVLDVTVERNSYGRQIDSAILTAPSKLPGGELEMVFIRAPRIVRTGSAVETLANRDNDPVLVREGHLLAATFHPELSHDTRVHQLFLNMVSEHKC
- a CDS encoding RecQ family ATP-dependent DNA helicase codes for the protein MDLAALLHQAFGFSAFRANQEAVCRAATEGRDVLLVMPTGAGKSLCYQLPAIARRGTALVISPLIALMDDQAAKLASYGLKVARIHSGLSRDEARQACRDYLDGTLQFLFIAPERMRVPGFPEMLAKRKPALIAIDEAHCISQWGHDFRPDYRTLGDHLPSLRPAPVIALTATATPTVQRDIAAQLRLNNPALFIHGFRRTNLAIEVVEMSKPRRSQFTIDLLKSSESRPAIVYAPSRKAAEELSSQLGRGAAAYHAGLDPATRERVQRHFLAGKLEVVVATIAFGMGIDKADVRTVVHIALPGSVEAYYQEIGRAGRDGQPSRTVLLHSFADRKMHDFFLERDYPAPTELSRLARVLTGNFQEPDTLRKKLRMDVETFDRTAEKLVAQGAAAFDIAGNLRATENKNWQSGYDRQLAFRRAQIDAMARYAETPQCRMTALIQHFGDTADGLRPCGHCDFCSPERATAQTFREPSAQEDRHLRAILSALDCAAPRATGKLHSDLALGIDRKQFDAYLNALTRAGLITLTTDTFTNAEGITINFKRASLTHEGRTREESEDLGVLLPSDDQTATRSKKNTKSSRASNNDRPHAGVSSRPKRSDVERPASLPLTPAQQALQQNLRDWRKAEAAKTGKPAFIVFGDSVLTNIVLAQPQTISELLNVNGIGQDKADRYGAAIVTLCRDTGPSSTPEIVHPPTTRVPHLRDSSIVAKVGYRAQARPVQSQTAEALTPAQQLLDQRLRDWRTSEAERLGLPQFFVLGTSTLRSIVLAHPRTITDLRNVEGLTLEKAERFGPSILELCTA
- a CDS encoding glycosyltransferase, with product MGAELTIVIPAKNEAEMLPLLLESLTRQDYEGMAETRVIVADAGSTDGTVERVLSFRGRLLVEVIEGGLPSVGRNAGARLASTPYVLFLDADVELPESTLLRRALWRMRRRRLHLVTTNISCRDGSFFDDALYAGNNFMQYVGSLLKPFATGMFMLFDRRAFWKLGGFNERALFAEDYLLSKGVARIRFRIVRGGVVTTNRRFRKLGHGRMVWMFFKTMLHSWNDGYFLKDQGYWEESEV
- the pdxS gene encoding pyridoxal 5'-phosphate synthase lyase subunit PdxS; the protein is MADHTTNGNFSSSTLRLKTGLAEMLKGGVIMDVMNVEQARIAEESGAISVMALERVPAMIRAEGGVARMANPKLIKEIIAAVSVPVMAKARIGHFAEAQVLQTLGVDFIDESEVLTPADETYHIDKHAFTTPFVCGARNLGEACRRIAEGAAMIRTKGEPGTGDVVHAVQHMRQIVREIKALTVLGDEELYNAAKVHGAPYELIKMIAKSGKLPVPNFSAGGIATPADAALMMQLGAETIFVGSGIFMKERATPLDVENDPKERAEAVSRAKAIVIATTHFNDPKIVAEASEQVLGSMKGLAAAAIEESQLMQTRGW
- a CDS encoding rhodanese-like domain-containing protein, whose translation is MLWIAIAVVALAVLLFAIVKARRSRDVREYDENSVDAETLRGLLNPEPRVLLYDVRQPLDLLAYSEMIPGAKRVPPKEVLANPALIPADADVVLYCTCEAQKTSLEIVRQAKMQGYNRLKVLRGGLAGWKAKGYPVEIYRESFRLDSAG
- a CDS encoding energy transducer TonB, coding for MTKTVFCTATLTLCLAFSATCSAASQQADTATKPSAADSPSTPAPDKDGVYRVRGAVTPPKLIYSVEPKIAKKDRKYFKSGTTLVQITVDAEGQVKNAHVIKSSLETMKSKNNDAAAIIDQSSLDAVNQYRFTPSKLDGKPVPVIVNIEINFRLF
- a CDS encoding PaaI family thioesterase, with amino-acid sequence MSTPDRTRHAPDSMAGSPTLDERASHCFGCGPANPQGLHLVFTTNTDDPAHPTATAHVQLDRYHEGPPGYLHGGLVATLLDEAMSKLNRPLNVLAMTRHMEVDYLRPVPLFQSLTLISTHLRREGRKLFHQAEIQSSTGEVLARGNGLFIVIDKKTLAAAGLANADD
- a CDS encoding DUF2059 domain-containing protein yields the protein MVNLLHTERISQQIENNIMKQAATMPQQLFGGEVPSAQKEKFDTFQQKLKQTTEEQIGWKILEPAYIDLYAKTYTETELDAILTFYKSPAGQSMLNKSPELSTQSVQMVQAKMSVLQPQLQKLAEDFVQSTRPTSAQPPPTLNPTPKAAPQAAPKSTTP
- a CDS encoding alkaline phosphatase family protein; translation: MSGWKMFPVVAVLALGVSAFAQTANDARVVLVMTDGMRWQEIFRGADESLLTKDRYYNGRSVDALRTKYLADTAEERRQKLMPFLWSTFIPQGQIYGDRDAGSEASVTNGFNFSYPGYSETLTGHGDPRIDSNDDKPNPNLTVLAWLSKRPGFQGKVAAFGAWHVIANVVNPANCLSCMVNAGYDAAAMSPTTRVMNVLNSIKENSPRGWEDEAYDAPVFESAMEYIRVKKPRVVLLSLGETDEWAHAGNYGEYLESAHRVDGYMKQLWDALQSMPEYKGKTTLIFMVDHGRGSAPEEWKGHGQKIPESKYIFMGFTGRGVPALGVQKNVAPVTQSQAAATLARYLGQDWNAAEKQAGAPIAAAVK